GGACCATCGACCCGTCGCACTCCGAGGCCGCCTTCACGGTGCGCCACGCCGGCATCTCCAAGGTCCGCGGCACCATCGGGATCACGGGTGGCGAGATCACGGTCGCCGAGGACGGCGCCTCGGTCACCGCGACGCTCGACCCCTCGACCGTCTCCACGGGTGACGCCAACCGCGACGGCCACCTCAAGTCGGGCGACTTCTTCGACGTCGAGGCGTTCGGCGAGTGGTCCTTCACGTCGACCGACGTGCGCCAGGACGGCGGCGACTACGTGATCGTCGGCGACCTGACGATCCACGGCGTGACGCAGTCGGTCGAGCTGGCCACCGAGTTCAACGGCGTGGCCGTCGACCCGTTCGGCAACACGCGTGCGGGCTTCGAGGCGAGCACCACGATCTCGCGCAAGGACTTCGGCCTGACCTGGAACGCCGCGCTCGAGGCCGGCGGCGTGCTCGTCTCCGACAAGGTCACGATCACGCTCGACGCGTCGGCCATCAAGGCGGCCTGACCTCGTCAGCCCCCGGCAGCCCCCGGGTGCACCCGGTCCGAGGACGTCGACCCCGCGCGGGTCGGCGTCCTCGGTCGTGTCACGCGTGGCGCGAGGCGTGGAACGCGAGGATCTGCAGCTCGCTCGCGACGTCGACGGCGCGCACCTCGACGTTCGGCGGGACGCGCAGCGCGCGCGGCGCGAACGTGAGGATGCCCGTGACCCCCGACGCGACGAGCGCGTCGGCCGCGTCCTGGGCCGCGTGCGCGGGTGTCGCGACGACGCCGATGGTCGCGCCCGTGCGCATCACGAGCGCCATGAGCGCGGCGGGCGGCTCGACGACGAGCCCTCCCACGCGCGTGCCGATCACCGCGGGGTCGGCGTCGACGAGGCCCGCGAGCGTGAAGCCACGTTCGGCGAACCCGCCGTACGTCGCGAGCGCATGGCCCAGGTGCCCCACGCCGACGACGACGACGGCGCGCGTCGTCGCGACGCCCAGCACCGCGGCGATCCGACCCGCCAGGTGGTCCACGTCGTACCCCACGCCCCGCCGGCCGTACGACCCCAGGAACGACAGGTCCTTGCGCAGCTGCGCGGGCGTGACGCCCGCCGCCTGCGCGAGGCGCTCCGAGGTGACCAGCGCCGCACCGGCGCCCCGCACCGCGTCGAGCGCGTGCAGGTAGCCGGGCAGCCGCGCGACCGTCGCGGCGGGCAGCGGCTGCCCGGGCGTGGTGCCCGGCGCCCGGTCGTCCGCGCCGACCGGACCCGGCGGGACCTGCCGACCCGTCATCCGGACCCGCTCAGCGCGCCAGCGCGCGCCGCACGCGCGTCGCGTCGATCTGCCAGTAGCCCTGCCGGATGCCGTCGACCTCGACCACCGGCACCAGCTCGCCGTACTCGGCCAGGTCGCGGCCCGGCACGACGTCCCGGTCCACGTCCACCTCTCGCCACGCGACCCCGGCCCGCGCGGCCTCGTGCACCACGACCTCACGTGCCGCGACGCACAGGTGGCAGCCGAGCCGCGAGTACAGGACCACACGGGGCTCGGGTGCGGCGGGTTCGGGTGCGGCGGGTTCGGGGAGCGCGGCGTCGGGCACAGGGCGACCCTAGACCGCGCGGGGCCCACCGCGGCGGGCTTCGGCACGCCCCGGTCGCACGGCCGCGGCCCTGTCCCCCGTGGCACCGGGCCTAGGCTGGCCGACCGTGAGCCACGACGCGTCGCCCCGCAGCCCGCAGCCCGTGCCGCTCGTGCGCCGCGCCACGCCGCAGGACGTGCCCGACCTCGCCGCGCTCGCGGCGCTGACGTTCCCGCTCGCGTGCCCGCCCGGCTCGACCCCCGCGGACCAGCAGGAGTTCGTCACGCGCGTGCTGTCCCCCGCCGCGTTCGAGACGTACCTGGCCGACCCCGCGCGCACGGTGCTGGTGGCGCAGGGCCCGGCGGACGGGCCGGCGCTCGTGGGCTACACGATGCTCGTCGGCGGCGAACCTGCCGACCCGGACGTGCGCGCCGCTCTCACGGTCACGCCCACGGTCGAGCTGTCCAAGTGCTACGTGGATCCGGCGGCGCACGGCTCGGGTGTCGCGGACGCGCTCATGGCCGCGTCGCTCGCCGACGGCCGCGCACGTGGCGCGGCCGCGATGTGGCTCGGCGTCAACCAGCTCAACGAGCGCGCGCAGCGCTTCTACGGCCGGCACGGGTTCGTCCGGGTCGGCACCAAGCGGTTCCGCGTGGGTGCGCGGCTCGAGCACGACTTCGTGCTCGAGCGCGCGCTGTGAGGCTCACCCAGCGGCGTCCTGCTCCTCGCCCGTGGTGGCCACGGGCCATCCGTCGTCGTCCCACGCGAGCTCGCGGATCGCGAGCTGGAAGTCCCCGCCGAGCGCGGCGCTGTAGTAGTGGAAGGCCAGGTGGTCGCCGGACACGGACTGGCCCCCCGGGCCGATCATGTCCCCGTGGCTCGACAGGAGCTCGCGCCCGCCGTCGGCGGTCAGCTCGCGGCCCTCGTCGTCCACGTACGGTCCCGTCACCTCACGCGCGCGCCCCACGGCGATGTTGTACGTCGAGTCCGTGCCCTGGCAGCACGAGTCGCGCGAGAAGAACAGGTAGTACCAGCCGCCGCGCCGCACCAGGTAGGGCGCCTCGATCGCGTTGGGCGCGCCGATGCGGCTCGCGATGGTGACGGGCGTGGCGTCCGGGTCCGCGAGCTTGCCGTCGGGCCACGCGAGCTCGACGAGCTGCAGCCCGCCCCAGAACGACCCGAACGACATCCACGGCGTACCGGCCTCGTCGACCACCACGCCCGCGTCGATCGCGTTGTAGTCCTGCTCGCCCGCGGTGGACCGCATGACCTCGCCCTGGTCGACCCACGCGTAGTCCGGGTCGTCGGGGTCGAGCGTCGTGTTCGTCATCAGGCCGATGAGCGAGGTGTTCGAGCCGAACGTGGACGCGGCGTAGTACAGGTACCAGGTCCCGTCGTGCTCGACGACCTCGGGTGCCCAGAAGTTCTGGACCCCCGGGACCGCGTCGTACACCCACTGCGGGCGCGAGCCCGCGTCCCACACCGTGCCGATCTCGGTCCACGTGCGGCCGTCGTCCGTGGACCGGCGGATCTGCGGGGCGCCCAGGCCCACGCGCACGTCACCCGTGGAGAACACGTACCAGGGTTCGCCCGGGGCGCCCGCGACGAGCGCGGGGTCGTGCGTCCGCAGGTCGCCGGCGAGCTCGAGCGCGGTCGCCGCGGGCGCGTCGTCGCGCGTGAGCCACGTGATCGCTCCCGCGATCCCGAGCAGCACGACGAGCGCGCCCGCGACCAGTGCCGCACGCCGCCCCCGGGGCCGGGGAGAGGAGTCCCCGGCACCGGCCCCCGCAGCGGAGGAGGGCCCGTCGGGGGCGGCGTGCCCGCTCACGCCCGGGTGCCCAGGCGCACGACGTTCCAGGAGACCGGCGGCACCTCGACGCGCAGCCGTCCGTCGACGAGCTCGGCGCTCACGTTCGCACGGGGCGCCACGCTCGTGTCGTCGTCGGCCGTCGCGGACCACGTGTGGTCCGGGTTGGCGAGCGTGCTCGCCTCGAGGAGCT
The Cellulomonas gilvus ATCC 13127 DNA segment above includes these coding regions:
- a CDS encoding arabinan endo-1,5-alpha-L-arabinosidase, encoding MSGHAAPDGPSSAAGAGAGDSSPRPRGRRAALVAGALVVLLGIAGAITWLTRDDAPAATALELAGDLRTHDPALVAGAPGEPWYVFSTGDVRVGLGAPQIRRSTDDGRTWTEIGTVWDAGSRPQWVYDAVPGVQNFWAPEVVEHDGTWYLYYAASTFGSNTSLIGLMTNTTLDPDDPDYAWVDQGEVMRSTAGEQDYNAIDAGVVVDEAGTPWMSFGSFWGGLQLVELAWPDGKLADPDATPVTIASRIGAPNAIEAPYLVRRGGWYYLFFSRDSCCQGTDSTYNIAVGRAREVTGPYVDDEGRELTADGGRELLSSHGDMIGPGGQSVSGDHLAFHYYSAALGGDFQLAIRELAWDDDGWPVATTGEEQDAAG
- a CDS encoding GNAT family N-acetyltransferase, whose amino-acid sequence is MSHDASPRSPQPVPLVRRATPQDVPDLAALAALTFPLACPPGSTPADQQEFVTRVLSPAAFETYLADPARTVLVAQGPADGPALVGYTMLVGGEPADPDVRAALTVTPTVELSKCYVDPAAHGSGVADALMAASLADGRARGAAAMWLGVNQLNERAQRFYGRHGFVRVGTKRFRVGARLEHDFVLERAL
- a CDS encoding YceI family protein gives rise to the protein MTALPTELTAGTWTIDPSHSEAAFTVRHAGISKVRGTIGITGGEITVAEDGASVTATLDPSTVSTGDANRDGHLKSGDFFDVEAFGEWSFTSTDVRQDGGDYVIVGDLTIHGVTQSVELATEFNGVAVDPFGNTRAGFEASTTISRKDFGLTWNAALEAGGVLVSDKVTITLDASAIKAA
- a CDS encoding redox-sensing transcriptional repressor Rex, giving the protein MTGRQVPPGPVGADDRAPGTTPGQPLPAATVARLPGYLHALDAVRGAGAALVTSERLAQAAGVTPAQLRKDLSFLGSYGRRGVGYDVDHLAGRIAAVLGVATTRAVVVVGVGHLGHALATYGGFAERGFTLAGLVDADPAVIGTRVGGLVVEPPAALMALVMRTGATIGVVATPAHAAQDAADALVASGVTGILTFAPRALRVPPNVEVRAVDVASELQILAFHASRHA
- a CDS encoding glutaredoxin family protein yields the protein MPDAALPEPAAPEPAAPEPRVVLYSRLGCHLCVAAREVVVHEAARAGVAWREVDVDRDVVPGRDLAEYGELVPVVEVDGIRQGYWQIDATRVRRALAR